From one Novosphingobium sp. genomic stretch:
- a CDS encoding acyl-[ACP]--phospholipid O-acyltransferase: MSSPQLSLLVRRRFGPIFLVQFLGAFNDNLLKFAMLFLANFGLYANAPDKAKMLAAVATGLFILPYFLFSALGGQIADRIDKSHLIRWIKGAEVAIMAVALLGFWQQSVPVLLTTLFAMGLHSTLFGPVKYSILPQHLGKDEIMGGTGVIEGGTFLAILGGQLLAGVIPHATAGITLVGLAVLGFVASLAVPSAPPSGKGEPIDWNVARSTWRILSMAHEGRGVWLAILGTSWFFAVGAVLVSEFAPLVSGTLAARQDVATVFLIVFSLAVAAGALVVNMLQKGEVSARYVPLSALGLALGLIGLWLATNGFEVQVAGASLHQFMATPGSWSILIALGVIAFSGGMFIVPLYAIIQVHSPEGECSRVIAANNIVNAAITVLAVLVVTALLAAGVDVPDLIGVLGFATLVVALVSIWLLPETLFKDTIRLVLRVLYRVELKGVEHMPRAGERAVVVVNHLSFLDGVLLGAFLPGKATFAVHTAIARSWWIKPFLKLFTAFPVDPTNPMSAKAMVKTVREGNTLVIFPEGRITVTGALMKVFDGPGMVADRADAPIIPIRLDGPQYTPFSKLRGKLRLRWFPKVTITVLPPRRFHIEGEMSARARRAIAGRRLYDEMSGMIFATSHTDRTLFSALCEAHAIHGGKAKVLEDVKREPLSYDRMLVGTRLLGKRLAQGTAEGEAVGVLLPNVNGAVVGFFALQAIGRVPAMLNFTVGLANMRSACATAGIRSIVTARAFVEQAKLTDIVAALEEDGLRIVYLEDLATTIGSLEKLWALLTVKGSAKRHEKLAISPDASAVILFTSGSEGVPKGVVLSHRNLLSNLAQLAARIDFNSNDVVLNALPVFHSFGLTGGTLLPLLNGIRTVMYPSPLHYRIVPALAYDANATIMFGTDTFLSGYARMAHGYDFYALRYIFAGAEKVRDETRKTYADKFGLRIMEGYGATECAPVIAVNTPMHFQAGTVGRLLPGIEARLEPVPGITEGARLYVRGPNVMAGYMLASAPGVLQPPVEGWHDTGDIVTLDSDGFITIRGRAKRFAKIGGEMVSLPAVEGYAAQCWPGFAHAVVTRPDPKKGEVLVLFTTCPGAQARDLQQWGRLHGATELMIPRDIRVMAELPVLGTGKVDYMTLGEMAQSSPITPSDEAESEDEPA; this comes from the coding sequence ATGTCATCCCCCCAACTTTCGCTGCTTGTCAGGCGCCGGTTCGGACCGATTTTCCTCGTGCAGTTCCTGGGCGCGTTCAACGACAATCTGCTCAAATTCGCGATGTTGTTCCTCGCCAATTTCGGGCTTTATGCCAACGCGCCGGACAAAGCCAAGATGCTGGCGGCGGTGGCCACCGGCCTTTTCATTCTGCCCTATTTCCTGTTCTCCGCGCTGGGCGGCCAGATCGCCGACCGCATCGACAAATCCCACCTCATCCGCTGGATCAAGGGCGCCGAGGTGGCGATCATGGCCGTGGCCCTGCTGGGCTTCTGGCAGCAGTCGGTGCCGGTGCTGCTGACCACGCTGTTCGCGATGGGGCTGCATTCCACCCTGTTCGGCCCGGTGAAATATTCGATCCTGCCCCAGCATCTGGGCAAGGACGAGATCATGGGCGGCACCGGCGTGATCGAGGGCGGCACCTTCCTCGCCATCCTTGGCGGGCAACTGCTGGCGGGCGTGATCCCGCATGCGACCGCCGGCATCACGCTGGTCGGCTTGGCCGTGCTGGGCTTCGTCGCCAGCCTCGCCGTGCCCTCCGCCCCGCCCTCAGGCAAGGGCGAGCCTATCGACTGGAACGTGGCGCGCAGCACCTGGCGCATCCTGAGCATGGCCCATGAAGGGCGCGGCGTATGGCTGGCCATTCTGGGCACAAGCTGGTTCTTCGCGGTAGGCGCGGTGCTGGTCTCCGAATTTGCGCCGCTGGTCTCGGGTACGCTGGCAGCCAGGCAGGATGTCGCCACCGTCTTTTTGATTGTCTTCTCGCTGGCCGTCGCGGCGGGTGCTCTGGTGGTCAACATGCTTCAGAAGGGCGAGGTTTCGGCACGTTACGTCCCCCTCTCCGCTCTGGGTCTGGCGCTTGGGCTGATCGGCCTGTGGCTGGCCACCAACGGGTTCGAGGTGCAGGTGGCAGGCGCCAGCCTCCACCAGTTCATGGCGACACCCGGCTCGTGGTCGATCCTGATCGCGCTGGGGGTCATCGCCTTTTCCGGCGGCATGTTCATCGTGCCGCTCTATGCCATCATTCAGGTGCACAGCCCCGAGGGTGAATGCTCCCGCGTGATCGCCGCCAACAACATCGTCAACGCCGCGATCACTGTGCTGGCGGTTCTGGTGGTCACCGCCCTGCTGGCCGCCGGGGTCGATGTGCCCGATCTGATCGGCGTGCTGGGCTTTGCCACACTGGTGGTGGCGCTTGTCAGCATCTGGCTGCTGCCTGAAACGCTGTTCAAGGATACGATCCGGCTGGTGCTGCGCGTCCTTTACCGCGTCGAGCTGAAAGGCGTCGAGCATATGCCCCGCGCGGGCGAACGCGCCGTGGTGGTGGTCAACCACCTCTCCTTCCTCGACGGCGTGCTGCTGGGCGCCTTCCTGCCCGGCAAGGCCACCTTCGCGGTGCACACCGCTATCGCCAGAAGCTGGTGGATCAAGCCTTTCCTTAAACTCTTCACCGCCTTCCCGGTCGACCCCACCAACCCCATGTCGGCCAAGGCGATGGTCAAGACCGTGCGCGAGGGCAACACGCTGGTGATCTTCCCCGAGGGGCGCATCACCGTCACCGGCGCGCTGATGAAGGTCTTCGACGGCCCCGGCATGGTGGCCGACCGCGCCGATGCGCCGATCATCCCGATCCGCCTCGACGGGCCGCAATACACACCTTTCAGCAAGCTGCGCGGCAAGCTGCGGCTGCGCTGGTTCCCCAAGGTAACGATCACCGTGCTGCCCCCTCGCCGCTTCCACATCGAGGGCGAGATGAGCGCCCGCGCCCGCCGCGCCATCGCCGGACGACGCCTCTATGACGAGATGAGCGGGATGATCTTCGCCACCTCGCACACCGACCGCACGCTGTTCTCGGCCCTTTGCGAGGCGCACGCCATCCATGGCGGCAAGGCCAAGGTGCTGGAGGACGTGAAGCGCGAACCGCTCTCCTATGACCGCATGCTGGTGGGCACCCGCCTGCTGGGCAAGCGTCTGGCGCAGGGTACGGCGGAAGGCGAGGCGGTCGGCGTGCTGCTGCCCAATGTGAATGGCGCGGTGGTGGGCTTCTTTGCCTTGCAGGCCATCGGGCGCGTACCTGCCATGCTGAATTTTACCGTGGGTCTGGCCAATATGCGCTCGGCTTGCGCCACGGCCGGCATCCGCAGCATCGTGACCGCCCGCGCCTTTGTCGAGCAGGCCAAGCTGACCGATATTGTGGCTGCGCTGGAAGAGGACGGCCTGCGCATTGTCTATCTGGAGGATCTGGCCACCACCATCGGCAGCTTGGAAAAGCTCTGGGCCCTGCTGACGGTGAAAGGCAGCGCCAAGCGCCATGAAAAGCTGGCGATCAGCCCGGACGCCTCGGCGGTGATCCTCTTCACCTCCGGCTCGGAGGGCGTGCCCAAGGGCGTGGTGCTCAGCCACCGCAACCTGCTCTCCAATCTGGCACAATTGGCGGCGCGCATCGACTTCAACTCGAACGATGTGGTGCTCAATGCCCTGCCGGTGTTCCATTCTTTTGGCCTGACAGGGGGCACGCTGCTGCCGCTGCTCAACGGCATTCGAACGGTGATGTATCCCAGCCCACTGCATTACCGCATCGTTCCGGCGCTGGCCTATGACGCCAATGCCACGATCATGTTCGGCACAGACACTTTCCTCTCGGGCTATGCCCGCATGGCGCATGGCTATGATTTCTACGCGCTGCGCTACATCTTCGCGGGCGCCGAGAAGGTGCGCGACGAAACCCGCAAGACCTATGCCGACAAGTTCGGCCTGCGCATCATGGAAGGCTATGGCGCCACCGAATGCGCGCCCGTGATCGCGGTGAACACGCCGATGCATTTTCAGGCCGGCACCGTGGGCCGCCTGCTGCCCGGCATAGAGGCCCGGCTGGAGCCCGTTCCCGGCATCACCGAAGGCGCGCGCCTTTATGTGCGCGGCCCCAATGTGATGGCGGGCTATATGCTGGCCAGCGCTCCGGGCGTGCTGCAACCGCCGGTGGAAGGTTGGCACGACACGGGCGATATCGTCACGCTGGACAGTGACGGCTTCATCACTATCCGGGGCCGCGCCAAGCGCTTTGCCAAGATCGGCGGCGAGATGGTCAGCCTGCCCGCCGTGGAAGGCTATGCCGCCCAGTGCTGGCCCGGCTTTGCCCATGCCGTGGTGACCCGCCCCGATCCCAAGAAGGGTGAGGTGCTGGTGCTCTTCACCACCTGCCCCGGCGCTCAGGCGCGCGATCTTCAGCAATGGGGCCGCCTGCATGGCGCCACCGAGTTGATGATCCCCCGCGACATCCGCGTCATGGCCGAACTGCCTGTGCTGGGCACCGGCAAGGTGGATTACATGACCTTGGGCGAGATGGCGCAGTCCAGCCCCATCACCCCCTCCGACGAAGCCGAAAGCGAGGACGAGCCCGCCTGA
- a CDS encoding DUF2339 domain-containing protein, with the protein MSFLLLIGVILLGGLLHDTRKRLAAVEKALKAQGQPIAVKPDTPKTAVKPAITSWRIKPDPLSARSMTERLAPAPEPVIDAPAPQPVAQPLDIAQEPEIAAMPLPIEDAAPHPAQPVTPAPAPKPRRQGTSFEDLFGRKLPIWAGGITLLIAAALLVRYSIDAGLLSPMVRVTLGGLFGFGLIAGAELANRKPALVPDPRIPQALAGAGIGSLYAATLAAANLYGLIGPLAAFIALACVTAGAMALALRFGAPSALLGLVGGLAAPALVQSHSHNPPMLAAYIALVVTALTMLSRRQRWVWLGVSALIGGAGWSLLMIAMGSLDTLSALCIGLLILLLGLGLPVLAASERHTTLLRGGAATVAALQLAALVATGDFAPLTWGLYGLLSAGFVWLTTRLPALRPLLVLPLLTALALAGLWPHPPLGFFCAVLGGIALIHGGPALYHLRRAAALPEAASLAAIALIGLALSCWHFNPSEHELTLLALGFAALPALGAALTWQGAKASEGDPFALQTAASAILVAIAALVALPEWSAPASLAAVAFATLTLADRARNPRLSLFALLELGTAIAALTITGAPEDEFKRLTMDSGFAMPGQALIRWALVAASALGFTLMLKGKQQRRATQGVAALLAYGALAQLIPPTWLAPACGLALVALAEAQRRRPARDLLPAALMLGSLAALWALEPLGLWLTAGLLSLVGEPVLTTALPASGMAVLRLLLPALLAGAALYRQQGQSLPRKLVLPLAGVVGALMVVALHVLFKQIFALKDMNSFITLGLAERTVWQALLIGAGFTAWRFAHRPIAAIALIGAGLAHGLLYTVLLHDPLWTEQVVGPLPIANLLLPTYGLIFAGLALPGRIMPERSGLIARPVEWARIVLIPLFAASLLRQLFTGSLPATHPISAGESILWSLLALALAVAYLVWGIRKTARDWRIASLVLMLAAVGKVFLVDASGLEGLARIGSFLALGFSLIGVGWLYSRYLKPAA; encoded by the coding sequence ATGTCTTTTCTTCTGCTGATCGGCGTGATCCTTCTGGGCGGCTTGCTGCATGATACGCGCAAGCGCCTGGCTGCCGTGGAAAAAGCCCTGAAGGCACAAGGCCAGCCCATCGCGGTCAAGCCTGACACCCCGAAGACGGCCGTCAAACCCGCCATCACCTCATGGCGCATCAAGCCAGATCCGTTGTCAGCCAGATCTATGACAGAACGGCTAGCCCCCGCTCCTGAGCCGGTCATCGACGCCCCCGCCCCCCAGCCCGTCGCACAACCACTGGACATCGCCCAGGAGCCCGAAATCGCGGCCATGCCCCTTCCCATCGAGGACGCCGCGCCCCACCCCGCACAGCCCGTCACTCCGGCTCCTGCTCCCAAACCCCGCCGTCAGGGTACCAGTTTCGAGGATCTCTTCGGGCGCAAGCTGCCGATCTGGGCCGGTGGCATCACCCTGCTGATCGCTGCCGCCCTCCTAGTGCGCTATTCCATCGACGCCGGGCTGCTCTCGCCCATGGTGCGTGTCACGCTGGGCGGGCTCTTCGGTTTTGGCCTGATCGCCGGGGCGGAACTGGCCAATCGCAAACCCGCCCTCGTGCCCGATCCGCGCATTCCTCAGGCGCTGGCGGGCGCTGGCATCGGCAGCCTCTATGCTGCCACGCTGGCCGCCGCCAATCTCTATGGGCTGATCGGACCACTGGCCGCCTTCATCGCGCTGGCCTGCGTCACCGCAGGTGCCATGGCGCTGGCCCTGCGCTTTGGCGCCCCCAGCGCCCTGCTGGGGCTTGTGGGCGGCCTCGCTGCCCCGGCACTCGTGCAATCGCATTCACACAATCCGCCGATGCTGGCCGCCTATATCGCGCTGGTGGTCACCGCGCTGACCATGCTCTCGCGCCGCCAGCGCTGGGTCTGGTTGGGGGTCAGTGCCCTGATCGGCGGCGCTGGCTGGAGCCTGTTGATGATCGCCATGGGCAGCCTCGACACGCTGTCGGCACTGTGCATCGGCCTGTTGATCCTGCTGTTGGGCCTTGGCCTGCCGGTGCTGGCCGCCAGCGAGCGCCACACCACCTTGCTGCGCGGCGGCGCTGCCACCGTCGCGGCGTTGCAACTCGCCGCTCTGGTGGCGACGGGCGATTTCGCCCCGCTGACCTGGGGGCTCTATGGCCTGCTGTCGGCCGGTTTCGTCTGGCTGACCACCCGCCTCCCCGCGCTGCGCCCGCTGCTGGTGCTGCCCTTACTGACGGCTCTGGCGCTGGCGGGGCTGTGGCCACACCCGCCGCTCGGCTTCTTCTGCGCAGTGCTGGGCGGGATCGCGCTGATCCATGGCGGGCCCGCGCTGTACCATCTGCGCCGCGCCGCAGCCCTGCCCGAGGCGGCCTCGCTGGCTGCCATCGCGCTGATCGGCCTTGCCCTCAGTTGCTGGCATTTCAACCCATCCGAGCATGAGCTGACGCTGCTGGCGTTAGGCTTTGCCGCCCTGCCCGCGCTGGGCGCCGCGCTGACATGGCAAGGCGCCAAAGCATCCGAGGGCGATCCCTTCGCCCTGCAGACCGCCGCCAGCGCCATACTGGTGGCCATCGCCGCGCTGGTGGCTCTGCCCGAGTGGAGCGCCCCGGCCTCACTGGCCGCCGTTGCCTTCGCTACGCTGACGCTGGCCGACCGCGCCCGCAACCCGCGCCTGTCCCTCTTCGCCCTGCTGGAGCTGGGCACCGCCATCGCCGCCCTGACGATCACCGGCGCGCCCGAGGATGAATTCAAACGCCTGACCATGGACTCCGGCTTCGCCATGCCCGGTCAGGCCCTGATCCGCTGGGCGCTGGTTGCGGCCTCGGCGCTGGGCTTTACGTTGATGCTGAAAGGCAAGCAGCAGCGCCGGGCGACGCAAGGAGTGGCCGCGCTGCTGGCCTATGGCGCCCTGGCGCAACTGATCCCCCCGACATGGCTGGCCCCGGCCTGCGGTCTGGCGCTGGTTGCCTTGGCCGAGGCGCAGCGCCGCCGCCCCGCCCGCGATCTGCTGCCTGCCGCGCTGATGCTGGGCAGTCTGGCCGCGCTCTGGGCGCTGGAGCCGCTGGGCCTGTGGCTGACCGCAGGGCTGCTCTCGCTGGTCGGCGAGCCCGTGCTGACCACCGCCCTGCCCGCATCCGGTATGGCGGTGCTGCGGCTGCTGCTGCCAGCCCTGCTCGCCGGTGCCGCCCTCTATCGCCAGCAGGGCCAGAGCCTGCCGCGCAAGCTTGTCCTGCCACTCGCCGGGGTCGTGGGCGCCTTGATGGTGGTCGCCCTGCATGTGCTGTTCAAACAGATCTTCGCGCTCAAGGATATGAACAGCTTCATCACGCTGGGGCTGGCCGAAAGGACAGTCTGGCAGGCGCTGCTGATCGGCGCGGGCTTTACTGCATGGCGCTTTGCCCACCGTCCCATCGCGGCGATCGCGCTGATCGGCGCCGGATTGGCCCATGGGCTGCTCTATACGGTGCTGCTGCATGATCCACTCTGGACTGAACAGGTCGTGGGGCCGCTGCCCATCGCCAATCTGCTGCTGCCTACCTATGGACTGATCTTTGCAGGCCTCGCCCTGCCGGGCCGGATCATGCCTGAACGGAGCGGGTTGATCGCAAGGCCCGTGGAATGGGCCCGCATCGTGCTGATCCCGCTCTTCGCGGCGAGCCTGCTGCGCCAGCTTTTCACCGGCAGCCTGCCCGCCACGCACCCCATCAGCGCGGGCGAGAGCATCCTCTGGTCGCTGCTGGCGCTGGCTCTGGCGGTCGCTTATCTGGTCTGGGGCATCCGCAAGACAGCGCGCGACTGGCGCATTGCCTCACTGGTGCTGATGCTGGCGGCGGTGGGCAAGGTCTTTCTGGTCGACGCCTCCGGGCTAGAGGGGCTGGCGCGGATCGGTTCCTTCCTGGCGCTGGGCTTCAGCCTGATCGGGGTGGGCTGGCTTTATAGCCGTTACCTCAAACCGGCAGCCTAG
- the treZ gene encoding malto-oligosyltrehalose trehalohydrolase yields the protein MSNGRARFQLWAPAQQRLALAIEGQAPQPMQAETDGWFTLEAEAPPGTSYRFLLEDGSPVPDPASRAQSGGVHGWSVMTDTAAYRWQHRDWQGRPWEEAVIQEVHVGLCGGFAGLMRDLPRIASLGITAIELMPVAAVSGARNWGYDGVLPFAPAEALGTPRQLQALVDAAHGLGLMIMLDVVYNHFGPDGHYIPNYAPQFLHQGAPTPWGSAVAVDRPEVASFFRENALQWLEDYRFDGLRFDAVHAIGNTAFLDQLAQDLRAAVAPGRPIHLILENENNDAARLAPSLYDAQWNDDFHNVLHVLLTGEDSGYYRDFAQDPAQKLARCLAQGFVYQGDPSPHQRGKKRGTPSGHLPPTAFVSFLQNHDQIGNRAMGERLPLLTDAGRLRAATALLLLCPQIPLLFMGDEWGAQSPFLFFTDFHDELAEVVREGRRREFAHFPAFADKASQARIPDPNAQATFDASIPTPGPEAAAWDALYRDLLALRATRIVPQLKGTTALGAEASGEKTVCAAWRLGDGAVLTLVLDLGEAPVLPEAQGELLWQEGERFAAWLAPA from the coding sequence ATGAGCAACGGGCGCGCACGCTTCCAGCTCTGGGCCCCTGCCCAGCAACGGCTCGCCCTCGCCATCGAGGGACAGGCGCCGCAGCCTATGCAGGCCGAAACCGATGGCTGGTTCACGCTGGAGGCCGAAGCGCCTCCCGGCACAAGCTACCGCTTCCTGCTGGAAGACGGCAGCCCCGTGCCCGACCCAGCCTCCCGCGCGCAAAGCGGCGGCGTCCATGGCTGGAGCGTGATGACCGATACCGCCGCCTATCGCTGGCAGCATCGCGACTGGCAAGGCCGTCCCTGGGAAGAGGCCGTCATTCAGGAGGTCCACGTCGGGCTCTGCGGCGGCTTTGCCGGGCTGATGCGCGATCTGCCCCGGATCGCGTCGCTGGGCATCACCGCGATAGAATTGATGCCGGTGGCGGCGGTTTCCGGGGCGCGCAACTGGGGTTATGATGGCGTGCTGCCCTTTGCTCCTGCCGAAGCGCTGGGGACGCCACGACAGCTTCAGGCGCTCGTGGATGCCGCGCATGGGCTGGGGCTGATGATAATGCTCGATGTGGTTTACAATCATTTCGGACCGGACGGGCACTATATCCCCAATTATGCCCCCCAGTTCCTGCATCAGGGGGCGCCCACGCCATGGGGCAGCGCGGTGGCGGTCGACCGGCCCGAGGTGGCGAGCTTTTTCCGCGAGAACGCGCTGCAATGGCTGGAGGACTATCGCTTTGACGGGCTGCGTTTCGATGCGGTGCATGCCATTGGTAACACTGCCTTTCTGGATCAACTGGCGCAGGATCTGCGGGCAGCAGTGGCGCCGGGCCGTCCTATCCATCTGATCCTCGAAAACGAAAACAATGATGCCGCGCGGCTTGCTCCCAGCCTCTATGATGCGCAGTGGAACGATGATTTCCACAATGTGCTCCATGTCCTGCTGACGGGGGAGGACAGCGGATACTACCGCGATTTCGCGCAAGACCCGGCACAAAAGCTGGCCCGCTGTCTGGCGCAGGGTTTTGTCTATCAGGGCGATCCTTCGCCGCATCAGCGTGGCAAAAAGCGCGGCACGCCCAGCGGCCATCTGCCGCCCACGGCTTTCGTCAGCTTCCTGCAGAACCACGACCAGATCGGCAACCGCGCCATGGGCGAGCGCCTGCCCCTGTTGACCGATGCCGGGCGCCTGCGCGCCGCCACCGCGCTGCTGCTGCTCTGCCCGCAGATCCCACTGCTGTTTATGGGGGATGAGTGGGGCGCCCAGTCTCCCTTCCTGTTCTTCACCGACTTCCACGACGAGTTGGCCGAGGTGGTACGCGAGGGCCGTCGCCGCGAGTTCGCCCATTTTCCAGCTTTTGCCGATAAGGCCAGCCAGGCGCGCATCCCCGATCCCAATGCGCAAGCCACCTTTGACGCCTCCATCCCCACCCCCGGCCCCGAAGCCGCCGCCTGGGATGCACTCTATCGCGATCTTCTGGCCCTGCGCGCCACGCGGATCGTGCCGCAGTTGAAAGGCACCACCGCTTTGGGCGCCGAGGCGAGTGGCGAGAAAACCGTGTGCGCCGCATGGCGGCTGGGCGATGGTGCCGTGCTGACACTGGTACTCGATCTGGGCGAAGCTCCTGTCCTGCCCGAAGCGCAAGGCGAGCTGCTGTGGCAAGAGGGCGAGCGCTTTGCCGCATGGCTGGCGCCAGCATGA